One window of the Hippoglossus hippoglossus isolate fHipHip1 chromosome 9, fHipHip1.pri, whole genome shotgun sequence genome contains the following:
- the si:ch211-12e13.1 gene encoding uncharacterized protein si:ch211-12e13.1, protein MGNAQSCGVACLTVGSVYLLYAHIYRSHQLLKTNVLSSDHLPSFLYLYLRSLSRAVSRRSGHLHATPPKKRREAVFTVLQYRLDPVTLRRFCSAGGYGWDYPDTEYRDIPLCFPDFLCGRLLLMVLTDPSFRLSPAGLVRVRQSVKTLQPIDELKKGPFMLQVRVMEYRPIDAGVEVDICLSASSRSGSLVWESVLTLLSKNKLHTADTCFTKTEHESQPCEPVPDNMKQVELRVPWRTNLLCAWSSSIYSLHRLLSLPAGLFGCRSQSAPSLWMLSVCLAEIEKHKGVEVITAPINVTVQFREPLLVPGKVVIRFWEMTKKRGQHFAEGLSFHMQQPGSNISHVVGMISKS, encoded by the exons ATGGGGAATGCGCAGAGTTGCGGTGTCGCCTGTCTCACCGTGGGTTCGGTGTATTTACTTTACGCTCACATTTACCGCTCTCACCAGCTGCTGAAAACTAACGTACTCTCCAGCGACCACCTGCCCAGCTTCCTCTACCTCTACCTGAGGAGTCTGAGCCGAGCTGTGAGCAGGAGATCGGGACACCTACACGCCACGCCAccgaagaagaggagggaagctGTGTTCACGGTCCTCCAGTACAG GCTGGACCCTGTCACTCTGAGGAGGTTCTGCAGTGCAGGGGGTTATGGTTGGGATTATCCAGACACTGAATACAGAGACATCCCCCTGTGCTTCCCTGACTTCCTGTGTGGCAGACTGCTGCTGATGGTGCTCACTGATCCCAGCTTCAGACTCAGCCCAGCAG GTCTGGTTCGTGTGCGTCAGAGTGTGAAAACCCTTCAGCCAATTGATGAGCTGAAGAAAGGTCCGTTCATGCTGCAGGTGCGAGTCATGGAGTACCGGCCAATCGATGCAGGGGTGGAGGTTGACATCTGTCTGTCCGCCAGCTCTCGTTCAGGGAGCCTCGTGTGGGAGAGCGTCCTGACACTGCTGTCCAAAAACAAGCTCCACACAGCCGACACATGCTTCACAAAGACTGAACATGAGA GCCAACCATGTGAGCCTGTGCCAGACAACATGAAGCAGGTAGAGCTCAGAGTTCCCTGGAGAACCAACCTGTTGTGTGCATGGTCCTCCTCTATCTACTCCCTCCATCGGCTCCTCTCTCTACCAGCCGGGCTGTTCGGCTGCAGATCACAGTCCGCACCGAGTCTCTGGATGCTGTCAGTCTGCTTGGCTGAAATCGAAAAACACAAAG GGGTTGAAGTCATCACAGCTCCGATCAACGTCACCGTCCAGTTTAGGGAGCCTCTGTTGGTGCCAGGAAAAGTGGTGATCAGGTTTTGGGAGATGACCAAAAAAAGGGGTCAGCACTTTGCTGAAGGCCTCAGCTTCCACATGCAGCAGCCTGGAAGCAACATATCTCATGTGGTGGGGATGATTTCTAAGTCTTGA
- the si:ch211-12e13.12 gene encoding paralemmin-2 isoform X2, producing MSPGNGHAAENGSHNQRDKVATKMPDYVSKSQDQKYQDESVNRNSMWVMESSSQAYLGPEDNSTDPHETLTETSTLTFVDAHTMEDLTESHSLHGMGMVYLKEFVLIDDDDDGDMSLREKTVTDLTVMDGKAADLVCGRLLSTSAGSLSECKEESAAPEAPPSKEVKTAHETRRCCFCTLL from the coding sequence ATGTCTCCTGGTAATGGCCATGCCGCAGAGAATGGTTCCCACAATCAGAGAGACAAGGTTGCCACCAAGATGCCAGACTACGTCTCTAAAAGTCAAGACCAAAAGTACCAAGACGAGAGTGTGAACAGGAACTCCATGTGGGTGATGGAATCGAGCAGCCAGGCCTACTTGGGGCCGGAGGACAACTCTACAGACCCACACGAGACCCTGACAGAGACCTCAACTCTGACCTTTGTAGACGCCCACACCATGGAGGATTTAACAGAGAGCCACAGTCTCCACGGGATGGGAATGGTTTACCTCAAGGAGTTTGTCCTGAtagatgatgacgatgatgggGACATGTCGCTAAGAGAGAAAACAGTCACAGACTTGACCGTCATGGATGGGAAAGCTGCTGACCTGGTGTGTGGGAGGCTGTTGTCCACCTCGGCCGGCTCGTTGTCAGAGTGTAAAGAGGAATCAGCGGCTCCTGAGGCCCCACCCTCCAAGGAAGTTAAGACTGCACATGAAACGAGACGCTGCTGTTTCTGCACCCTGTTATGA
- the si:ch211-12e13.12 gene encoding paralemmin-2 isoform X1, producing the protein MKRQGNVLPVHPSVFSYREQQPAGSSSLQIYHDYQKVAFTMSPGNGHAAENGSHNQRDKVATKMPDYVSKSQDQKYQDESVNRNSMWVMESSSQAYLGPEDNSTDPHETLTETSTLTFVDAHTMEDLTESHSLHGMGMVYLKEFVLIDDDDDGDMSLREKTVTDLTVMDGKAADLVCGRLLSTSAGSLSECKEESAAPEAPPSKEVKTAHETRRCCFCTLL; encoded by the coding sequence ATGAAGAGGCAAGGAAACGTCCTTCCCGTTCATCCCTCTGTCTTCTCCTACAGGGAGCAGCAGCCTGCAGGGAGCAGCAGCCTGCAGATCTACCATGACTACCAGAAAGTGGCTTTTACGATGTCTCCTGGTAATGGCCATGCCGCAGAGAATGGTTCCCACAATCAGAGAGACAAGGTTGCCACCAAGATGCCAGACTACGTCTCTAAAAGTCAAGACCAAAAGTACCAAGACGAGAGTGTGAACAGGAACTCCATGTGGGTGATGGAATCGAGCAGCCAGGCCTACTTGGGGCCGGAGGACAACTCTACAGACCCACACGAGACCCTGACAGAGACCTCAACTCTGACCTTTGTAGACGCCCACACCATGGAGGATTTAACAGAGAGCCACAGTCTCCACGGGATGGGAATGGTTTACCTCAAGGAGTTTGTCCTGAtagatgatgacgatgatgggGACATGTCGCTAAGAGAGAAAACAGTCACAGACTTGACCGTCATGGATGGGAAAGCTGCTGACCTGGTGTGTGGGAGGCTGTTGTCCACCTCGGCCGGCTCGTTGTCAGAGTGTAAAGAGGAATCAGCGGCTCCTGAGGCCCCACCCTCCAAGGAAGTTAAGACTGCACATGAAACGAGACGCTGCTGTTTCTGCACCCTGTTATGA